In Haloimpatiens massiliensis, the following are encoded in one genomic region:
- a CDS encoding PTS lactose/cellobiose transporter subunit IIA codes for MEDLELISFQLISNVGDAKSSLFQALKASREENFELAEKCVEDAEASLLKAHESHSSLIQQEASGEPVKVSLLLMHAEDQLMTTETLKAITEEMILTHKKYSK; via the coding sequence ATGGAGGATTTAGAATTAATATCATTCCAATTAATTAGTAATGTAGGAGATGCAAAGTCATCTTTATTTCAGGCTCTAAAAGCATCAAGAGAAGAGAATTTTGAGCTAGCAGAAAAATGTGTTGAAGATGCAGAGGCAAGTTTATTAAAGGCTCATGAATCACATAGTTCATTAATTCAGCAAGAAGCTTCGGGCGAACCAGTAAAAGTATCATTGCTTTTAATGCATGCAGAAGATCAATTGATGACAACAGAAACATTAAAAGCAATCACCGAGGAAATGATTTTAACACATAAAAAATACTCAAAATAA
- a CDS encoding IS701 family transposase produces the protein MSTENNIPYNKEINNFIIKLGLSLYLTLPQLKHVCEFIFAAVGRGYDGKVIHIAESCYQSTYRTSIGQFLSKSPWNEDYILRALQKFAVNKIWQLSRDTGKPIYVIIDDTICKKTKPSSRAKNPIEKCQFHQSHLENKKVYGHQVVGALLQCGDVTIPYQLTLYDKTKVDKDNKKFTKINIAVNIISSLPEPPIQGFVLGDSWYSAEIIIKTAKAKGFEYIGALKTNRIIYPKCSRMNHKINGFAKTINKEDFHLVTVNKHSYYVYRYEGKINGFKNVVILISYPKEALYNEKALKSFISTDINLTTEEILFQYRERWTIEVFFRQNKMELGFDNYQVRGEKAIKRFWILTQLTYLYCTCCISTDCSKFGEGLKIARKQSQQEVIAWVYSQYKKGVSLNAIFDTLKLSHNKCA, from the coding sequence ATGTCTACAGAAAATAATATACCATATAATAAAGAGATTAACAATTTCATAATTAAACTTGGATTATCATTATATTTAACACTGCCTCAATTAAAACATGTTTGTGAATTTATCTTTGCAGCCGTAGGTCGTGGGTATGATGGCAAAGTTATTCATATAGCTGAAAGTTGCTATCAGAGTACTTATAGAACATCCATAGGTCAATTTTTATCCAAAAGCCCATGGAATGAAGATTATATTTTGAGAGCATTACAAAAGTTCGCAGTTAATAAAATTTGGCAGTTATCTCGTGATACAGGAAAGCCTATTTATGTGATTATTGATGATACTATCTGTAAGAAGACAAAGCCTTCGTCACGGGCTAAAAATCCTATAGAAAAGTGTCAATTTCATCAATCACATTTAGAAAATAAAAAAGTCTATGGACACCAAGTTGTAGGTGCTTTACTACAATGTGGCGATGTTACAATTCCTTATCAGCTAACGCTTTATGATAAGACTAAAGTCGATAAAGACAATAAAAAATTTACTAAGATTAATATTGCTGTAAATATAATATCTTCATTACCCGAACCACCTATTCAAGGTTTCGTCTTAGGGGATAGTTGGTATAGTGCTGAAATAATTATAAAAACAGCAAAGGCAAAAGGCTTTGAATATATAGGAGCGTTAAAAACTAATAGAATTATATACCCAAAGTGCTCGCGCATGAATCATAAAATTAATGGTTTTGCCAAAACTATAAACAAGGAAGACTTTCACCTCGTAACAGTGAATAAGCACTCTTACTATGTTTATAGATATGAGGGCAAAATCAATGGTTTTAAAAATGTTGTAATTCTTATTAGTTATCCTAAAGAAGCTCTCTATAATGAAAAAGCATTAAAATCTTTTATATCAACAGATATAAATCTCACAACAGAAGAAATACTTTTTCAATACCGTGAACGTTGGACAATTGAAGTATTTTTCCGTCAAAATAAGATGGAATTAGGTTTTGATAATTATCAAGTTCGTGGTGAAAAAGCCATAAAGAGATTTTGGATTTTAACTCAATTGACTTATCTTTATTGTACTTGTTGCATAAGCACAGATTGTTCTAAATTTGGAGAAGGTTTAAAAATAGCTCGTAAACAATCCCAACAAGAAGTAATTGCTTGGGTATATTCTCAATATAAAAAAGGAGTTAGTTTAAATGCTATTTTTGATACTCTTAAATTATCACACAATAAGTGTGCTTAA
- a CDS encoding IS110 family transposase, whose translation MSNILFKNLFISVGIDVGADFSWMSIALPNQTFVGKPFKILHSNIDSLELAVSKIKEAEELYSLESRIFLESTGIYHYPLFCYLRDTGFNVNLINPIITKNSTNINIRKVHNDRFDSKKAALIGLKPDLKVSLMPSDLALDLRNLSREYYDLMDNRSAYVNKLQSELRMVFPEYLKIFSKITTNTSLTLLETYTSPDAFLNASKEEIIDSIRSTARFGLTYANNKYNAIIKAANDAKTFGYSVSSNFKRIRLYISFIRKYDEEISSILSEMHKLVDENENTDFVKQIHLIETFKGAGFLSAVSLMGEIGDFSAFNSPKQLFAYFGLDPAVKQSGNFNGTKISMSKRGSRIARRVIHTMALISISKNKDGSAKNQVLREYYLLKCQSKPKMIALGAVMHKVCNILFAILRDGKEFEIITPEEHQKNYLKAKCGFAA comes from the coding sequence ATGTCAAACATTTTATTTAAAAATTTATTTATCTCGGTCGGTATTGATGTTGGTGCAGATTTCAGTTGGATGTCTATCGCACTTCCTAACCAGACCTTTGTTGGAAAGCCTTTTAAAATACTACATTCAAACATTGATTCCCTTGAACTCGCTGTTTCTAAAATAAAAGAAGCAGAAGAGTTGTATTCTTTGGAAAGTCGCATTTTCCTAGAATCCACGGGAATTTATCATTACCCACTCTTCTGCTATCTTCGTGATACTGGATTTAATGTTAACCTAATTAATCCTATCATCACTAAGAATAGCACAAACATTAACATTAGAAAAGTGCATAATGACAGATTTGATTCAAAAAAAGCTGCCTTAATAGGCTTAAAGCCAGATTTAAAAGTATCTCTTATGCCATCAGATCTTGCTCTTGATTTAAGAAATCTTTCAAGAGAGTATTATGATTTGATGGACAACCGTTCTGCTTATGTGAACAAACTTCAAAGTGAACTTCGGATGGTATTTCCAGAATACCTTAAAATTTTTTCAAAAATAACTACTAATACATCATTAACCTTATTAGAAACATACACATCTCCAGATGCATTTTTAAATGCTTCCAAAGAAGAGATTATTGATTCTATAAGATCTACAGCTCGTTTTGGGCTTACATATGCTAATAATAAGTATAATGCCATTATAAAGGCTGCCAATGATGCAAAGACCTTCGGTTATTCTGTAAGTAGTAATTTTAAGCGTATTAGATTATACATAAGCTTTATTCGAAAGTATGATGAAGAGATTTCTTCTATACTCTCTGAAATGCATAAGCTTGTTGATGAAAATGAAAATACTGATTTTGTAAAGCAAATTCACTTGATTGAAACATTTAAAGGTGCAGGTTTTCTTTCTGCTGTAAGCCTCATGGGAGAAATCGGAGATTTCTCTGCGTTCAACTCACCAAAACAGCTTTTTGCTTATTTTGGTTTAGATCCAGCAGTAAAGCAATCTGGCAACTTTAATGGCACAAAAATCAGTATGTCAAAGCGAGGCTCTCGAATTGCCAGAAGAGTAATTCACACTATGGCATTAATCAGCATAAGCAAAAACAAAGATGGCTCCGCCAAAAATCAAGTACTTCGAGAATACTATCTTTTAAAGTGCCAAAGTAAGCCTAAAATGATTGCTCTTGGGGCAGTTATGCATAAAGTTTGTAACATATTATTTGCCATTCTTCGTGATGGGAAAGAATTTGAAATAATTACACCAGAAGAACACCAAAAGAATTATCTCAAAGCGAAATGCGGCTTCGCTGCGTAG
- a CDS encoding class I SAM-dependent methyltransferase, giving the protein MNKAKKKAINIWDKVAPNFGEIGPKYWDDFGRKLVKLSNIEIGGKVLDIGMGRGASLFPALEKVGKDGYVVGIDNSNVMVKETHKDISARNICNAEVKNMNAQSMDFAENSFDNVICGFGMGYLLLGENKLNDVLRILKTDGQAAFSIWGVQKEQKWLTDIVEKYLKADLSNSNNKKLDIPKFDNVEDITKILHDSGFQNIKIYEENADVVYMNKKEWWEEMHTNAVRGIFDQIQKLGFESYVQFKVDIFKGLEQFKKDDGLHFNMPVIYAFGHKK; this is encoded by the coding sequence ATGAATAAAGCAAAGAAAAAAGCTATCAACATATGGGATAAAGTTGCTCCTAATTTTGGAGAAATTGGGCCAAAATATTGGGATGATTTTGGAAGAAAATTGGTTAAACTTTCAAACATAGAAATTGGTGGAAAAGTTTTAGATATTGGAATGGGTAGGGGTGCTTCGTTATTTCCTGCCCTAGAAAAGGTAGGTAAAGATGGATATGTTGTAGGTATAGATAATTCTAATGTCATGGTAAAAGAAACTCATAAGGATATTTCAGCTAGAAATATATGTAATGCGGAAGTGAAAAATATGAATGCACAATCTATGGATTTTGCAGAAAATTCTTTTGATAATGTTATTTGTGGATTTGGAATGGGATATCTTTTGTTAGGAGAAAATAAATTAAATGATGTATTAAGAATATTAAAAACTGATGGACAAGCAGCCTTTAGCATATGGGGTGTGCAGAAGGAGCAGAAGTGGTTAACAGATATAGTTGAAAAATATTTAAAAGCAGATTTAAGTAATTCAAATAATAAAAAACTAGACATTCCTAAGTTTGATAATGTAGAGGATATTACAAAAATATTGCATGATTCTGGTTTTCAAAATATAAAAATTTACGAGGAAAATGCGGATGTGGTATATATGAATAAAAAGGAATGGTGGGAAGAAATGCATACCAATGCAGTAAGGGGCATATTTGATCAGATTCAAAAGCTAGGTTTTGAATCATATGTACAATTTAAGGTAGATATATTTAAGGGTCTTGAACAGTTTAAAAAAGATGACGGACTTCATTTTAATATGCCAGTAATATACGCATTTGGGCATAAAAAATAA
- a CDS encoding GNAT family N-acetyltransferase, whose product MGRILGKRIMLREYEKEDLIYIRKWVNNPNITKYLSDIFLYPHTLNETENFLNSILEGKTKGKNFIIANKDTEEYLGQIDLLTIDWKNRVGLLGIVLGQETNLGKGYGEEAIRLLLDYSFNKLNLNRIELWLHDFNKRAYRCYSKCGFKEEGRKRNSFYVDGKYTDYVLMGILKEEFMGTVK is encoded by the coding sequence ATGGGGAGAATATTAGGAAAAAGAATTATGCTGAGAGAATACGAAAAAGAAGATTTAATTTACATTAGAAAATGGGTGAATAATCCCAATATTACTAAGTATTTATCAGACATATTTTTATATCCACATACATTGAATGAAACGGAGAATTTTTTAAACTCCATATTGGAAGGAAAAACTAAAGGAAAAAATTTTATAATTGCCAATAAAGATACAGAAGAATATTTAGGACAAATAGATCTTTTAACAATAGATTGGAAAAATAGAGTTGGTTTATTGGGAATTGTATTAGGTCAAGAAACTAATCTAGGAAAAGGATATGGTGAGGAAGCTATAAGGCTTCTCTTGGATTATTCTTTTAATAAACTTAATTTAAATAGAATAGAACTTTGGCTTCATGATTTTAACAAAAGGGCATATAGATGCTACTCAAAATGTGGTTTTAAAGAAGAAGGTAGAAAGAGAAATAGTTTTTATGTAGATGGTAAATATACGGACTATGTTTTGATGGGCATATTAAAGGAAGAATTTATGGGGACGGTTAAGTAG
- a CDS encoding GNAT family N-acetyltransferase, producing MYVGEKVKLREYKREDIKLAQEFVNDVEVKKMLNPGIPFLYTYEDEEKWFESQSATKELYNFAIETLKERKYIGGCGINNLDWKNSVATIGIFIGDKEYWSKGYGSDTLNILIKFIFEQMNIHKIKLNVFSFNKRAIKCYEKCGFKTEGILREEIFRDGKYYDEIIMGLLRDEYYKK from the coding sequence ATGTATGTAGGAGAAAAGGTAAAATTACGTGAATATAAAAGGGAAGATATTAAATTAGCTCAGGAATTTGTAAACGATGTGGAAGTAAAGAAAATGCTAAATCCGGGTATACCATTTTTATACACTTATGAAGATGAGGAAAAATGGTTTGAAAGTCAATCAGCTACAAAAGAGCTATATAATTTCGCCATTGAAACATTAAAAGAAAGGAAATATATAGGTGGTTGTGGAATAAATAATTTAGATTGGAAAAACAGCGTAGCAACTATCGGAATATTTATAGGTGATAAAGAATATTGGAGCAAAGGTTATGGAAGTGATACCTTAAATATTTTAATTAAATTCATTTTTGAACAAATGAATATACACAAAATTAAATTAAATGTTTTTTCATTTAATAAAAGAGCTATAAAATGCTACGAGAAGTGTGGCTTTAAAACAGAAGGGATATTGAGGGAAGAAATATTTAGAGATGGAAAGTATTATGATGAGATAATTATGGGGCTTTTAAGAGATGAGTATTATAAGAAATAG
- a CDS encoding copper homeostasis protein CutC, which yields MNIYEACVENFRDAISIEKLGANRIELCDNLLEDGTTPSYGTIKTTIANVKIPVMVIIRPRGGSFEYSKEEVEIMKEDIKIAKELGAHGVVIGALVHSNIDVKTVEELVEIAKPMSITFHMAFDEIEDKFSAIDQLVSLKVDRILTKGGKVNALEGKDELKALVQYANGRITIMPGKGVTKENRQYILDYTGATEIHGSKVV from the coding sequence TTGAATATTTATGAGGCATGTGTAGAAAATTTTAGAGATGCTATTTCTATAGAAAAGTTAGGAGCCAATAGAATAGAATTATGTGATAATTTATTAGAAGATGGCACCACTCCAAGCTACGGTACTATAAAGACAACTATAGCTAATGTGAAAATACCCGTAATGGTTATAATTAGACCAAGAGGTGGTTCCTTTGAATATTCAAAGGAAGAAGTAGAAATAATGAAAGAGGACATAAAAATAGCTAAAGAATTAGGCGCTCATGGAGTAGTTATTGGTGCGTTAGTCCATAGTAATATAGATGTAAAAACAGTGGAAGAGCTAGTAGAAATAGCAAAGCCAATGAGTATCACTTTCCATATGGCTTTTGATGAAATAGAGGACAAGTTCTCTGCTATAGATCAGCTGGTAAGTTTGAAAGTAGATAGAATATTAACTAAAGGCGGAAAAGTTAATGCCTTAGAGGGAAAAGATGAATTGAAAGCTTTAGTCCAATATGCTAATGGAAGAATTACAATTATGCCTGGAAAAGGTGTTACCAAAGAAAATAGACAATATATTTTAGATTATACAGGTGCAACTGAAATTCATGGCAGTAAGGTAGTTTAA
- a CDS encoding S66 family peptidase, protein MKCNKLKFGDEIRVISPARSMKIITEELREIAKRRFEEIGLKVTFAKHVEECDDFSSASIESRVEDIHEAFLDKNVKAVITTIGGYNSNQLLRYIDYEIIKSNPKIFCGFSDITALCCAIYNKTGLITYYGPHFSSFAMEKGIEYTRDYFKKSFLDEESKVKGENNQESTAGSDNMETNTKNKTYMEIKPSEFWSDDPWYRDQESRNFIPNDGYLVINEGEAEGTLIGGNLCTFNLLQGTEYMPSLRNSILFIEDDDLVDAETFDRDLQSTIHQPGFEGVRGILIGRFQKASAMTNEKLIKIIKTKRELNNIPVMANVNFGHVTPIATIPIGG, encoded by the coding sequence ATGAAATGTAATAAGTTGAAATTTGGTGATGAAATAAGAGTGATATCACCAGCTAGAAGTATGAAGATAATAACTGAGGAGTTAAGAGAAATAGCTAAGAGGCGATTTGAGGAAATAGGACTTAAGGTGACTTTTGCTAAACACGTGGAGGAATGCGATGATTTTTCATCAGCTAGTATAGAATCCCGTGTGGAAGATATCCATGAGGCTTTCTTAGATAAGAATGTAAAAGCCGTTATAACCACCATAGGGGGGTACAATTCAAATCAGTTATTAAGATACATTGATTATGAAATTATAAAAAGTAATCCTAAAATATTTTGTGGTTTTTCAGATATAACTGCCTTATGTTGTGCAATTTATAATAAAACAGGACTTATAACTTACTATGGACCTCATTTTTCATCTTTTGCTATGGAAAAAGGTATTGAATATACAAGAGATTATTTTAAAAAGAGTTTTTTAGATGAAGAAAGCAAAGTAAAAGGGGAAAATAACCAAGAAAGTACAGCTGGGTCAGATAATATGGAGACAAACACTAAAAATAAAACTTATATGGAGATTAAACCTTCAGAATTTTGGAGTGATGACCCTTGGTATAGAGATCAGGAAAGTAGAAATTTTATTCCTAACGATGGGTATTTAGTTATAAATGAAGGGGAAGCAGAAGGAACTTTAATTGGAGGAAATTTATGTACATTCAATCTTCTTCAAGGCACAGAATATATGCCTTCACTAAGAAATTCCATATTGTTTATAGAAGATGATGACTTAGTTGATGCGGAAACTTTTGATAGAGATCTTCAATCTACCATACATCAACCAGGATTTGAAGGAGTAAGAGGAATTCTTATAGGGAGATTTCAAAAGGCTTCAGCTATGACAAATGAAAAGCTTATAAAAATAATAAAAACAAAGAGAGAACTGAATAATATACCAGTTATGGCCAATGTGAATTTTGGACACGTAACTCCAATTGCAACTATTCCTATAGGGGGTTGA
- a CDS encoding DUF4332 domain-containing protein, producing MIEFDNIKVENLPVVLNEDTTLKRYYPLVKIKDVIVKELLAAGVMDKYDFLDKYKDHLELVKTKTGLSKDILALLASFFTYQNFKERKLKELDCISEKYILLLKDSGIKTSSQILCKFKCHEEILRASEKYDIPYLEMHKIVCLCDLMRLPGVKCVRAELYFNCNIKNIADMAKQDLINIKQCICNYIEETNSKRAVPLNKELNTQIAWAKVMPVVLKIN from the coding sequence ATGATAGAGTTTGACAATATAAAAGTAGAAAATTTACCAGTTGTTCTAAATGAAGATACAACATTAAAAAGATATTATCCACTGGTAAAAATAAAAGATGTAATAGTAAAAGAACTATTAGCGGCAGGAGTTATGGATAAATATGATTTCTTGGATAAGTATAAAGATCACCTAGAATTAGTAAAAACGAAAACAGGATTAAGTAAAGATATTTTAGCGTTATTAGCTTCTTTTTTCACATATCAGAATTTTAAAGAACGTAAGTTAAAGGAACTTGATTGTATAAGTGAAAAATATATTTTACTCCTTAAAGATTCTGGTATAAAAACATCAAGCCAAATTCTATGTAAATTTAAATGCCATGAAGAGATATTAAGAGCATCTGAGAAATATGATATCCCTTATTTAGAAATGCATAAAATTGTTTGTCTTTGTGATTTGATGAGATTACCGGGAGTGAAGTGTGTGCGGGCAGAGCTGTATTTTAATTGTAATATAAAGAACATTGCTGATATGGCAAAGCAAGATTTAATTAACATAAAACAATGTATTTGTAATTATATAGAAGAGACAAATTCTAAGAGAGCAGTACCTTTGAATAAAGAGTTAAATACACAGATTGCATGGGCGAAAGTAATGCCAGTAGTCCTAAAAATCAACTAA
- a CDS encoding class I SAM-dependent methyltransferase: protein MDELKYLTQYYNNYDEEGRLTSKHGQVEFLTTMKYINKYIKKGMHILEVGAGTGRYSLSLAEKGFRVDAIELIQHNIDILKSKMEENCTIDIRQGNAVDLSCYNDETFDITLVLGPLYHLFNDKDKKQAISEAMRVTKKGGVIFVSYCMNEATIISWGFQKGNILEGIQSGIIHKDTYKCLSNPSLLFEMYRKEEIDQLMAGYAVERLHFVATDLATNYMRDEIDAMDEKMFEAYLKYHFSICERSDLVGVTHHSLDIFRKN from the coding sequence ATGGATGAATTGAAATATTTGACACAATACTATAACAACTACGATGAAGAGGGGCGTCTTACATCTAAACATGGTCAGGTTGAGTTCCTTACCACAATGAAGTACATAAATAAGTACATAAAAAAAGGAATGCACATTTTAGAAGTAGGAGCTGGAACAGGTAGATATTCACTTTCACTTGCAGAAAAAGGATTTAGAGTTGATGCAATAGAACTTATTCAGCATAATATTGATATTCTTAAGAGCAAGATGGAAGAAAATTGCACTATAGATATTAGACAAGGTAATGCCGTAGATTTGTCCTGCTATAATGATGAAACTTTTGATATTACATTAGTTCTTGGGCCTTTATACCATTTGTTTAATGATAAGGATAAAAAACAAGCTATCAGTGAAGCGATGAGAGTTACAAAAAAAGGTGGAGTTATATTTGTATCCTATTGCATGAATGAAGCAACAATTATAAGCTGGGGTTTTCAGAAAGGTAATATTCTTGAAGGCATTCAAAGTGGTATTATTCATAAAGATACGTATAAATGTTTGTCCAATCCATCTTTGCTGTTTGAAATGTACAGGAAAGAGGAAATAGATCAGTTGATGGCAGGATATGCTGTTGAACGTCTTCATTTTGTTGCAACTGATTTAGCAACAAATTATATGCGTGATGAAATTGATGCTATGGATGAAAAAATGTTTGAAGCTTACCTGAAATATCATTTCTCTATATGTGAACGTTCTGATTTGGTTGGGGTAACACACCATAGTTTAGACATTTTTAGAAAAAATTGA
- a CDS encoding GNAT family N-acetyltransferase translates to MRGKTDILQIAKDQLSIDYNCKVCDFEKNGNTIVRNKLIEGRRIYESDGCFFKVICFGGRAIISTDEKMISWCEEKLLNRDAAWFFEYPKLREIDKKLQEFGHEIADVHHYYLPKLDEMDVKPITKVKWYECEEILQFKDDNRFLEAFAFNKNYPDMLGVAALDGDNIMGMAGASSDSENMWQIGIDVLPKYRGQGIGTNLVVLLKNEIFKRGKVPFYGTVESHIHSENIAVNAGFFPAWAELYSGKRE, encoded by the coding sequence ATGAGGGGGAAAACTGATATTTTACAGATTGCAAAAGATCAATTATCGATAGATTATAACTGTAAGGTATGTGACTTTGAGAAAAATGGGAATACAATAGTTCGAAACAAGCTTATTGAAGGTAGACGAATATATGAAAGTGATGGATGCTTTTTTAAAGTAATTTGTTTTGGAGGTAGGGCAATTATTAGCACAGATGAAAAAATGATTTCTTGGTGTGAAGAGAAGCTTTTGAATAGAGACGCTGCATGGTTTTTTGAATATCCAAAGCTTCGAGAAATAGATAAAAAATTACAGGAATTTGGACATGAGATTGCTGATGTTCATCACTACTATCTTCCAAAACTAGATGAAATGGATGTAAAACCTATTACAAAAGTAAAATGGTATGAGTGTGAGGAAATTTTACAATTTAAGGATGATAACAGATTTTTAGAGGCATTTGCCTTCAATAAAAATTATCCAGACATGCTTGGAGTTGCAGCCTTAGATGGAGATAATATAATGGGTATGGCAGGTGCTAGTTCAGATAGTGAAAATATGTGGCAAATAGGCATAGATGTCTTGCCTAAATATCGTGGACAAGGCATAGGAACAAATTTAGTTGTACTTTTAAAGAATGAGATTTTCAAGAGAGGCAAGGTGCCATTTTATGGTACAGTGGAATCCCATATCCATTCTGAAAATATTGCTGTAAATGCTGGCTTCTTCCCAGCATGGGCTGAACTCTATTCAGGTAAAAGAGAGTAA
- a CDS encoding GNAT family N-acetyltransferase, producing the protein MYFKKLIGQKCYLSPINVEDYEKYTKWVNDMEVSAGLVFASKLIGIEAEKSVLERISTNGYNFAIIDIEKDELIGNCGYPKLNHINRIGEVGIFIGNKDYWGKGYGQDVLNLLLDFGFNVLNLHNISLKVYSFNKQAIKCYKKVGFKEAGRLREAKLIAGKAYDEIFMDILDKEYQSIYVNNIVDKKLQK; encoded by the coding sequence ATGTACTTTAAAAAACTTATAGGACAAAAATGTTATTTGTCTCCTATAAATGTGGAGGACTATGAAAAATATACTAAATGGGTTAATGATATGGAAGTATCTGCGGGCCTTGTATTTGCATCCAAACTTATTGGAATCGAAGCAGAAAAATCAGTTTTAGAAAGGATTTCTACTAATGGATATAATTTTGCAATTATAGATATAGAAAAGGATGAACTTATTGGAAATTGTGGATATCCAAAGCTAAACCATATAAATAGAATAGGAGAAGTAGGTATATTTATTGGTAATAAAGATTATTGGGGTAAAGGCTACGGTCAAGATGTGTTAAATCTTTTATTAGACTTTGGATTCAATGTATTAAATTTACACAATATTTCTCTAAAAGTATATTCATTTAATAAGCAAGCTATAAAATGTTATAAAAAAGTGGGATTTAAAGAGGCTGGGAGACTTCGAGAAGCAAAACTTATAGCTGGAAAAGCTTATGATGAAATCTTTATGGACATTTTAGACAAGGAATACCAATCAATTTACGTTAATAATATAGTAGATAAGAAATTACAAAAATAA
- a CDS encoding DUF3784 domain-containing protein, whose translation MIIAWIVAAICGIISIFLLCGKGSWLVAGYNTMSKEEKAQYDEKKVCRLTGILMLIITILIVILI comes from the coding sequence ATGATTATTGCTTGGATAGTTGCAGCTATTTGTGGAATTATAAGTATATTTCTTCTTTGCGGTAAAGGAAGCTGGCTGGTTGCAGGGTATAATACTATGAGCAAAGAAGAAAAAGCTCAATATGATGAAAAAAAAGTTTGTCGCCTTACTGGAATTTTAATGTTAATTATTACAATTCTAATAGTAATTCTGATATAA
- a CDS encoding GNAT family N-acetyltransferase codes for MNLKIRPVRIEDAEPINEIRRQDGVRENTMGIISERITRIQNIINNLTENDHMLVAEIEENGIIKVVGAATLSVNRSNRVRHSGSMGISVHKDYQGKGIGRALMTSILDIADNWLMLVRIELGVFVDNEKAINLYKSLGFEIEGRKKYVAIRNGKYEDEYIMARYNLHRN; via the coding sequence ATGAACTTAAAAATAAGACCAGTAAGAATTGAAGATGCAGAACCTATAAATGAAATAAGAAGGCAAGATGGAGTAAGAGAAAACACCATGGGTATTATCAGTGAAAGAATTACAAGAATTCAAAATATCATAAATAATCTTACTGAAAATGATCATATGTTAGTTGCCGAGATTGAAGAAAATGGCATTATAAAAGTTGTAGGAGCTGCAACTTTATCAGTTAATAGATCAAATAGGGTAAGACATTCAGGGAGTATGGGTATATCTGTACACAAGGATTATCAAGGCAAGGGCATTGGAAGAGCTTTGATGACTAGTATATTGGATATAGCAGATAACTGGCTTATGCTTGTAAGAATTGAACTTGGAGTTTTTGTTGATAATGAAAAGGCCATAAATTTATATAAATCATTAGGCTTTGAAATAGAGGGCAGAAAAAAATACGTAGCCATAAGAAATGGAAAATATGAGGATGAGTATATAATGGCTAGATATAATTTACACAGAAATTAA